Proteins from one Bos taurus isolate L1 Dominette 01449 registration number 42190680 breed Hereford chromosome 7, ARS-UCD2.0, whole genome shotgun sequence genomic window:
- the GIPC1 gene encoding PDZ domain-containing protein GIPC1 isoform X1, which produces MRIIESPLMEVAVTSFRGEAADPERWSVLPKVTQRISWARPLLSLLMPLGLGRRKKAPPLVENEEAEPGRGGLGVGEPGPLGGGGAGGPQMGLPPPPPALRPRLVFHTQLAHGSPTGRIEGFTNVKELYGKIAEAFRLPAAEVMFCTLNTHKVDMDKLLGGQIGLEDFIFAHVKGQRKEVEVFKSEEALGLTITDNGAGYAFIKRIKEGSVIDHIQLISVGDMIEAINGQSLLGCRHYEVARLLKELPRGRTFTLKLTEPRKAFDMISVRSGGGRPGSGPQLGTGRGTLRLRSRGPATVEDLPSAFEEKAIEKVDDLLESYMGIRDTELAATMVELGKDKRNPDELAEALDERLGDFAFPDEFVFDVWGAIGDAKVGRY; this is translated from the exons ATTTCCTGGGCGCGCCCCCTCCTCTCACTGCTCATGCCACTAGGACTGGGGCGGCGGAAAAAGGCGCCACCTCTGGTGGAAAATGAGGAGGCTGAGCCAGGCCGTGGTGGGCTGGGCGTGGGGGAGCCGGGGCCCCTGGGcggaggtggggcagggggccCCCAAATGGGCttgcccccccctccccccgccctgcGGCCCCGCCTCGTTTTCCACACCCAGCTGGCCCATGGCAGTCCCACTGGCCGCATCGAGGGATTCACCAACGTCAAGGAGTTGTATGGCAAGATTGCTGAAGCCTTCCGGCTGCCAGCTGCTGAG GTGATGTTCTGCACCCTCAACACCCACAAAGTGGACATGGACAAGCTCCTGGGGGGTCAGATCGGGCTGGAGGACTTCATCTTTGCCCACGTCAAGGGGCAGCGCAAGGAAGTGGAGGTGTTCAAGTCGGAGGAGGCCTTGGGGCTCACCATCACAGACAATGGGGCTGGCTATGCCTTCATCAAG CGCATTAAGGAGGGCAGCGTGATCGACCACATCCAGCTCATCAGTGTGGGTGACATGATCGAGGCCATCAACGgacagagcctgctgggctgccggcACTACGAGGTGGCCCGGCTGCTCAAGGAGCTACCCCGAGGCCGCACCTTCACATTGAAGCTCACAGAGCCTCGAAAAGCCTTTG ACATGATCAGTGTGCGTTCAGGGGGTGGCCGCCCTGGCTCCGGTCCCCAGCTGGGCACCGGCCGAGGGACCCTCCGGCTCCGATCCCGGGGTCCAGCCACAGTAGAGGATCTG ccTTCAGCCTTTGAGGAGAAGGCCATTGAGAAGGTGGATGACCTGTTGGAGAGTTACATGGGCATCAGGGACACAGAGTTGG CGGCCACCATGGTGGAGCTTGGAAAGGACAAAAGGAACCCGGATGAGCTGGCTGAGGCCCTGGATGAACGGCTGGGTGACTTCGCCTTCCCGGATGAGTTTGTCTTTGACGTCTGGGGGGCCATCGGGGACGCCAAGGTTGGCCGCTACTAG
- the PTGER1 gene encoding prostaglandin E2 receptor EP1 subtype isoform X1, which yields MSPCGPLNLSLAGEATTCTAPGAPNTSAGPPLGLAGASPALPIFSMTLGAVSNVLALGLLAQAAGRLRRRRSAATFLLFVASLLATDLAGHVIPGALVLRLYAAGRAPAGGACHFLGGCMVFFGLCPLLLGCGMAVERCVGVTRPLLHAARVSVARARLALAALAAVALAVALLPLARVGRYELQYPGTWCFIGLGPAGGWRQALLAGLFAGLGLASLLAALLCNTLSGLALLRARWRRRRSRRHFPAGGGPDSRRHWGGRGPRSASASSASSVASASAAPGGSPSRGSSRKARAHDVEMVGQLVGIMVVSCICWSPLLVVVVLAVAGWGSSSLQRPLFLAVRLASWNQILDPWVYILLRQAVLRQLLRLLPSRAGAKGSHGGLGLNKSTWEASSLRSSRHSGLSSF from the exons ATGAGCCCTTGCGGGCCCCTCAACCTGAGCCTGGCGGGCGAGGCGACCACGTGCACGGCACCCGGGGCCCCCAACACGTCCGCCGGACCACCGTTGGGCCTGGCGGGCGCATCGCCCGCGCTGCCCATCTTCTCCATGACGCTGGGCGCCGTGTCCAACGTGCTGGCGCTGGGGCTTCTGGCGCAGGCCGCGGGCCGTCTGCGGCGCCGCCGCTCAGCAGCCACCTTCCTGCTGTTCGTCGCCAGCCTGCTGGCCACCGACCTGGCGGGCCACGTGATCCCGGGTGCGCTGGTGCTGCGCCTGTACGCGGCGGGGCGCGCGCCTGCCGGCGGCGCCTGCCACTTCCTGGGCGGCTGCATGGTCTTCTTCGGCCTGTGCCCGCTGCTGCTGGGCTGCGGCATGGCCGTGGAGCGCTGCGTGGGCGTCACGCGGCCGCTGTTGCACGCAGCCCGCGTTTCGGTGGCCCGTGCGCGGCTGGCTCTGGCAGCGCTGGCCGCCGTGGCCTTGGCCGTGGCGCTGCTGCCGCTGGCGCGCGTAGGCCGCTATGAGCTGCAGTACCCCGGCACGTGGTGCTTCATCGGACTGGGCCCGGCGGGAGGCTGGCGCCAGGCGCTGCTCGCCGGCCTCTTCGCCGGCCTTGGCTTGGCTTCGTTGCTCGCCGCGCTCCTGTGCAACACGCTCAGCGGCCTGGCCCTGCTGCGCGCCCGTTGGCGGCGCCGCCGCTCTCGACGACACTTCCCAGCCGGAGGAGGCCCCGACAGCCGCCGTCACTGGGGAGGGCGTGGACCCCGCTCGGCCTCCGCTTCGTCCGCCTCGTCCGTCGCTTCGGCCTCCGCCGCCCCGGGCGGCTCTCCGAGCCGTGGCTCCTCACGCAAAGCCCGCGCCCACGACGTGGAAATGGTCGGCCAGCTCGTAGGCATCATGGTGGTGTCGTGTATCTGCTGGAGTCCCTTGCTG gtggtggtggtgctggctGTCGCAGGCTGGGGCTCCAGCTCCCTGCAGCGGCCGCTGTTTTTGGCCGTGCGCCTCGCCTCGTGGAACCAGATTCTGGACCCCTGGGTGTACATCTTGCTGCGCCAAGCAGTGCTTCGCCAACTGCTTCGCCTGCTGCCTTCAAGGGCAGGCGCCAAGGGCAGCCATGGAGGGCTAGGCCTAAACAAGAGCACTTGGGAGGCCAGCTCGCTGCGCAGTTCTCGGCACAGTGGCCTCAGTTCTTTTTAG
- the GIPC1 gene encoding PDZ domain-containing protein GIPC1 isoform X2, with protein sequence MPLGLGRRKKAPPLVENEEAEPGRGGLGVGEPGPLGGGGAGGPQMGLPPPPPALRPRLVFHTQLAHGSPTGRIEGFTNVKELYGKIAEAFRLPAAEVMFCTLNTHKVDMDKLLGGQIGLEDFIFAHVKGQRKEVEVFKSEEALGLTITDNGAGYAFIKRIKEGSVIDHIQLISVGDMIEAINGQSLLGCRHYEVARLLKELPRGRTFTLKLTEPRKAFDMISVRSGGGRPGSGPQLGTGRGTLRLRSRGPATVEDLPSAFEEKAIEKVDDLLESYMGIRDTELAATMVELGKDKRNPDELAEALDERLGDFAFPDEFVFDVWGAIGDAKVGRY encoded by the exons ATGCCACTAGGACTGGGGCGGCGGAAAAAGGCGCCACCTCTGGTGGAAAATGAGGAGGCTGAGCCAGGCCGTGGTGGGCTGGGCGTGGGGGAGCCGGGGCCCCTGGGcggaggtggggcagggggccCCCAAATGGGCttgcccccccctccccccgccctgcGGCCCCGCCTCGTTTTCCACACCCAGCTGGCCCATGGCAGTCCCACTGGCCGCATCGAGGGATTCACCAACGTCAAGGAGTTGTATGGCAAGATTGCTGAAGCCTTCCGGCTGCCAGCTGCTGAG GTGATGTTCTGCACCCTCAACACCCACAAAGTGGACATGGACAAGCTCCTGGGGGGTCAGATCGGGCTGGAGGACTTCATCTTTGCCCACGTCAAGGGGCAGCGCAAGGAAGTGGAGGTGTTCAAGTCGGAGGAGGCCTTGGGGCTCACCATCACAGACAATGGGGCTGGCTATGCCTTCATCAAG CGCATTAAGGAGGGCAGCGTGATCGACCACATCCAGCTCATCAGTGTGGGTGACATGATCGAGGCCATCAACGgacagagcctgctgggctgccggcACTACGAGGTGGCCCGGCTGCTCAAGGAGCTACCCCGAGGCCGCACCTTCACATTGAAGCTCACAGAGCCTCGAAAAGCCTTTG ACATGATCAGTGTGCGTTCAGGGGGTGGCCGCCCTGGCTCCGGTCCCCAGCTGGGCACCGGCCGAGGGACCCTCCGGCTCCGATCCCGGGGTCCAGCCACAGTAGAGGATCTG ccTTCAGCCTTTGAGGAGAAGGCCATTGAGAAGGTGGATGACCTGTTGGAGAGTTACATGGGCATCAGGGACACAGAGTTGG CGGCCACCATGGTGGAGCTTGGAAAGGACAAAAGGAACCCGGATGAGCTGGCTGAGGCCCTGGATGAACGGCTGGGTGACTTCGCCTTCCCGGATGAGTTTGTCTTTGACGTCTGGGGGGCCATCGGGGACGCCAAGGTTGGCCGCTACTAG